One genomic window of Actinoplanes lobatus includes the following:
- a CDS encoding NAD(P)H-dependent oxidoreductase, translated as MSQVHVVYAHPGPESFTREVLDAFVGGLSSYTVSDLYGSGFQPVLSAAEYARLASAPVPCDVAAEQELLDAAEVWAFVYPVWWADCPAMLKGWFDRVWTAGWAYKPGWGRVARRAVVLCTAGHPVAELEKSGVHQAMRTTMVTDRIGARASSSDFVVLGGSVLAESDPAGWASLKADHLARAASLARPL; from the coding sequence GTGAGCCAGGTTCACGTCGTCTACGCCCATCCCGGCCCGGAAAGCTTCACCCGGGAGGTGCTGGACGCGTTCGTGGGCGGGCTGTCGTCGTACACCGTCTCGGATCTTTATGGGTCCGGCTTCCAGCCCGTCCTGAGCGCCGCCGAATACGCGCGGCTGGCCTCCGCTCCCGTGCCCTGTGACGTGGCCGCGGAGCAGGAGCTGCTCGACGCGGCCGAGGTGTGGGCGTTCGTCTACCCGGTGTGGTGGGCGGACTGCCCGGCCATGCTGAAAGGCTGGTTCGACCGGGTGTGGACGGCCGGATGGGCGTACAAGCCCGGGTGGGGGCGGGTGGCGCGGCGGGCGGTCGTGCTCTGCACCGCCGGACACCCCGTCGCCGAACTGGAGAAATCCGGTGTCCACCAGGCCATGCGGACCACCATGGTCACCGACCGCATCGGCGCGCGGGCGTCCTCGTCCGACTTCGTCGTCCTGGGCGGGTCGGTCCTGGCCGAAAGCGACCCCGCCGGGTGGGCGTCACTGAAGGCCGACCACCTGGCCCGCGCCGCCTCACTGGCCCGCCCCCTCTGA
- a CDS encoding DedA family protein: MRWLNDLLGGLPWALVCLVVGVLVTAETALLAGLVLPAATALVAMGLLANAGVVPVGPALLTAVAAAVIGGNIAYWRAGTAPATGRQRAWDRAEKLFQRHGGRAVFLGQWVVGARTLMPRLAARNGVPRKVFMAWHTPAAILWALWMVGASYAAGASYDVLAARAGRAAGALAALTVLVLGLTLAGRWFGRHPDPVRAIARRFRPKPLPAGTATVVSLVLLVALAVLLIAVIPPVVRFSGLSAVDETVAAWTRSQWTSDGYFAALQIATSLVPEILVILALIIALARWCWRGFDLRAFFPEVLGPILPAVVLAVVLAATADPGRRTTGDIPFPPAGELDGSLPLDAQVIAVHSMPAGQTAQVAAAAGLLAWLAVRGLPWKWRVTVWTLATGYTLVCAGSWVYLNWSDTSVTVAAVVLGVAWAAVNAAVWSSRTDGGTPEPRPEPAVLSESTM, from the coding sequence ATGCGGTGGCTCAACGACCTGCTCGGCGGCTTGCCGTGGGCGCTCGTCTGTCTCGTCGTCGGCGTGCTGGTCACGGCTGAGACGGCACTGCTCGCCGGACTGGTGCTGCCGGCCGCCACCGCCCTCGTCGCGATGGGCCTGCTCGCCAACGCCGGGGTCGTACCGGTCGGCCCGGCCCTGCTCACCGCGGTCGCGGCCGCGGTCATCGGCGGCAACATCGCCTACTGGCGGGCCGGAACCGCGCCGGCCACCGGCAGACAGCGCGCCTGGGACCGGGCCGAGAAACTCTTCCAGCGGCACGGCGGACGGGCCGTCTTCCTGGGCCAGTGGGTGGTGGGGGCACGCACGCTGATGCCGCGACTGGCCGCGCGCAACGGCGTACCCCGAAAGGTCTTCATGGCCTGGCACACGCCGGCGGCGATTCTCTGGGCCCTGTGGATGGTCGGCGCGAGCTACGCGGCCGGCGCCTCCTACGACGTCCTTGCCGCGCGCGCCGGGCGCGCCGCGGGCGCGCTCGCCGCCCTGACGGTGCTCGTTCTCGGTCTGACGCTGGCGGGCCGCTGGTTCGGACGACACCCCGATCCGGTACGCGCGATCGCGCGCCGTTTCCGTCCCAAGCCGCTGCCGGCCGGCACCGCCACCGTGGTGAGCCTCGTCCTGCTCGTCGCGCTGGCGGTCCTGCTGATCGCGGTGATCCCGCCGGTGGTGCGGTTCAGCGGGCTGTCCGCGGTCGACGAGACGGTGGCCGCCTGGACGCGTTCACAGTGGACCTCCGACGGCTACTTCGCCGCCCTCCAGATCGCCACCTCCCTGGTCCCGGAGATCCTGGTGATCCTGGCCCTGATCATCGCCCTGGCCCGGTGGTGCTGGCGCGGATTCGACCTGCGCGCCTTCTTCCCCGAGGTGCTCGGCCCGATCCTGCCCGCCGTCGTCCTCGCCGTCGTGCTGGCGGCCACCGCCGACCCCGGCCGGCGGACCACCGGCGACATCCCGTTCCCGCCGGCCGGCGAACTCGACGGATCACTGCCCCTGGACGCCCAGGTGATCGCCGTACACAGCATGCCGGCCGGGCAGACCGCACAGGTGGCGGCCGCGGCCGGGCTGCTCGCCTGGCTGGCCGTACGGGGGCTGCCGTGGAAGTGGCGGGTCACCGTCTGGACGCTCGCCACCGGGTACACCCTGGTCTGCGCCGGTTCGTGGGTGTACCTGAACTGGAGCGACACCAGCGTGACCGTGGCAGCGGTGGTCCTCGGAGTCGCCTGGGCCGCCGTCAACGCGGCCGTCTGGTCCAGCCGGACCGACGGCGGAACGCCCGAGCCCCGGCCGGAGCCGGCGGTCCTGTCAGAATCCACGATGTGA